In Brevibacillus brevis, a genomic segment contains:
- a CDS encoding Ig-like domain-containing protein — translation MLNDINWRKIGMMFLILSIVFTGVSFGTPVSYAASSEVYVASNGSDTSGDGTKENPYATLYTAYQNDNSGGTIYVLDNIKTLSDTNKKYNLNKIFTITTAPGVTETAVIERNQAGNGTLFDLNTGQLTLKNIIIDGTYQGGALAQGRIINVYDAQLNIEEGTVLRNSYSPFVGSAIYLGQGSAVLKMTGGEITGNKGEKNQSNAMGAVYIGSGSKFLLTGGRITNNIGGGVDLVSGTFDLSGNATVMGNTDWGQQKALNVFLQGKTNLTLSGEFSGKAGITAQSRMAAGGIFGQAATGDLASLENLIADDSSLYAIYGASNELLWKAPPTVMIEQPAGDKVFNSKPMFEGTSTAGSTITVEIKDKAGNVVDTPTVTVDADGKWTFTPTNDLTDGEYTVAVTATIDGKSTKAEKVITIVDE, via the coding sequence TTGCTGAATGACATTAATTGGCGAAAAATTGGGATGATGTTCCTGATTCTTTCTATTGTCTTCACGGGAGTAAGCTTTGGAACTCCTGTTAGCTATGCTGCTTCTTCGGAAGTTTATGTAGCGAGTAATGGCAGTGACACTTCAGGTGATGGAACCAAAGAGAACCCTTATGCTACCTTGTACACGGCCTATCAAAACGATAATAGCGGGGGAACGATATACGTCCTGGACAACATCAAAACATTGTCCGATACCAACAAAAAATACAATCTGAACAAGATTTTTACGATTACTACGGCTCCCGGCGTTACGGAAACTGCCGTGATTGAGCGAAACCAGGCTGGAAACGGCACGCTTTTTGATCTAAATACGGGCCAGCTTACCTTAAAAAACATTATCATTGACGGCACCTACCAAGGGGGAGCATTGGCCCAAGGTAGAATCATTAACGTCTATGATGCACAACTGAACATTGAAGAAGGGACTGTTTTACGCAACAGTTATTCCCCATTTGTAGGAAGCGCAATCTATCTCGGTCAGGGTTCAGCAGTCCTGAAAATGACTGGCGGAGAAATTACAGGCAATAAGGGAGAAAAAAATCAGAGTAATGCTATGGGTGCGGTCTATATAGGTTCCGGTAGTAAATTCCTGCTGACCGGTGGCCGAATCACCAACAACATCGGCGGAGGAGTAGATCTCGTTTCGGGGACATTCGATCTTTCCGGCAATGCGACTGTCATGGGTAATACAGATTGGGGCCAACAAAAGGCACTGAATGTGTTCCTGCAGGGCAAGACGAATCTTACCCTAAGCGGTGAGTTTAGCGGGAAGGCAGGTATTACCGCGCAGAGTCGCATGGCTGCCGGAGGCATATTTGGACAAGCAGCCACAGGCGATTTGGCGTCGCTGGAGAATCTGATTGCCGACGACAGTTCGCTTTATGCCATTTACGGTGCAAGCAATGAGTTGTTGTGGAAAGCGCCACCGACGGTAATGATTGAACAACCAGCAGGCGATAAAGTGTTCAATTCGAAGCCAATGTTCGAAGGAACCTCAACAGCTGGGTCTACGATTACAGTTGAGATTAAAGACAAGGCTGGTAATGTAGTTGATACTCCGACGGTGACAGTTGATGCAGATGGCAAGTGGACATTTACACCAACGAATGACCTAACAGATGGTGAATACACGGTTGCGGTAACAGCGACAATAGACGGCAAATCTACTAAAGCAGAAAAGGTAATTACTATAGTAGACGAATGA
- a CDS encoding helix-turn-helix domain-containing protein, whose translation MGDRRNKYGVSPDMQACPVETTLDVIGGKWKGIILYQLLDGTKRFNEFRRLNPGITQFMLTLQLRELERDGIIHREVYKEVPPRVEYSLTDFGRTLEPVIMAMKAWGESYKVRLDENRTIQGEKG comes from the coding sequence ATGGGGGACCGAAGAAACAAATACGGAGTGAGTCCGGATATGCAGGCATGTCCAGTGGAAACAACGCTGGATGTGATTGGCGGAAAGTGGAAGGGGATCATTCTTTATCAGCTCTTGGACGGTACGAAGAGATTCAATGAATTCAGGCGCCTTAATCCGGGAATCACGCAGTTTATGCTCACCTTGCAGCTCCGAGAGCTTGAGCGGGATGGCATCATTCATCGCGAAGTTTATAAAGAGGTTCCGCCAAGAGTGGAGTACTCCCTTACTGATTTCGGCAGGACGTTGGAACCGGTCATAATGGCCATGAAAGCATGGGGGGAGTCTTACAAAGTGCGGCTTGATGAAAATCGAACGATACAGGGGGAGAAGGGGTAA
- a CDS encoding zinc-binding alcohol dehydrogenase family protein, with protein MNTHQKMKAVGAYRYLPITNPESLIDLHLDIPEPTGRDLLVRVKAISVNPADVGVREKHNYEAESPKILGWDAAGIVEQVGPDCQLFKPGDKIYYAGSVSRPGSNSEFHLVDERIAGHMPRSLDFAAAAALPLTSITAWEGLFDRLGIGLHENENKIILIIGAAGGVGSIAIQLAKLAGLTVIGTASRPESIQWVESLGADFTINHNNPFLPQLKEAGIDTVDYIFCLNDTVQHLENMAEVIAPQGKICSIVPTNKATWAGSLKMDLLFSKSVTFAWEFMFTRSLFHTKDMIKQHELLNELADLIDDGKIKTTLTKRLEPINAANLRIAHEKLETGRAIGKIVLEKF; from the coding sequence ATGAATACTCACCAAAAGATGAAAGCAGTCGGTGCTTACCGATACCTCCCCATAACCAATCCGGAAAGCCTCATCGATCTTCATTTGGATATACCGGAACCAACCGGCCGCGATTTGCTGGTACGTGTAAAAGCCATCTCGGTCAACCCTGCCGACGTAGGCGTTCGCGAAAAGCATAACTACGAAGCCGAATCACCGAAAATTCTCGGGTGGGATGCCGCCGGGATCGTCGAACAGGTTGGTCCTGACTGCCAATTGTTTAAACCCGGGGACAAGATCTATTATGCGGGATCGGTGTCTCGACCAGGCAGCAACAGTGAATTTCACCTGGTCGATGAACGAATTGCGGGACATATGCCAAGAAGTCTCGATTTCGCTGCCGCCGCCGCATTGCCGCTCACCTCGATAACGGCATGGGAGGGCCTTTTTGATCGTTTGGGGATCGGCTTACACGAAAATGAAAACAAAATCATACTGATTATCGGCGCAGCTGGAGGAGTAGGATCGATCGCCATTCAGCTGGCCAAATTGGCAGGTTTGACTGTCATCGGTACTGCTTCGCGTCCGGAGTCAATTCAATGGGTCGAGAGTCTAGGTGCGGATTTTACCATAAACCACAACAATCCTTTTCTCCCCCAGCTCAAGGAAGCTGGTATCGACACCGTCGATTATATCTTTTGCTTGAACGATACCGTTCAGCATCTTGAAAATATGGCAGAAGTCATTGCCCCCCAAGGTAAAATTTGCTCGATCGTGCCTACCAATAAGGCCACCTGGGCAGGGAGCTTGAAAATGGACTTGCTGTTTTCCAAAAGTGTCACGTTTGCATGGGAGTTCATGTTTACGCGGTCCCTGTTTCATACCAAAGACATGATCAAACAACACGAATTGCTGAATGAACTGGCGGACTTAATCGATGATGGAAAAATAAAAACGACACTGACTAAGCGGCTGGAGCCCATCAATGCAGCAAACCTGCGTATCGCGCATGAGAAGTTGGAAACGGGACGGGCTATTGGAAAGATTGTTTTGGAAAAGTTCTGA
- a CDS encoding ATP-binding protein — protein sequence MKTVTWKWTKMIVVALLIVTAVRLLWMNFLTTFDYAEKPVAVKGVLDLRGWKFSEYQTLRLDGEWEFFPSQFIEGNGLKKPGEHAYIQVPNRWDEAFVHEQGTPDSFRFGTYRLRILLDPNHKQTLGFRINELRTASAVYANGQLVAQAGQPATSVIEHQARNIPYTVKLTPEQGQVELLIHVSNDAGAGGITKPIRFGTIEAVQLRMILSISLQMLLLVVFLIHGVYALLLYFLGSRNKGLAYFSLVMICGIFVVLTADDKLLFVWLKLDYDWTVKMTYLVYVGAVAFIPPLLHHLFPAYLNKRILRGYGGLCSLYAMFILLVPAGTILAMSRMLSVVMLLSVILSVYILWKAIRDKEDIIFLLLACLFVGVNVVWTIVYAILSLEFIHYPFNLIFAVLSFAAYWFRRFFRATTETKQLAEKLQQEDKRKDEFLVNTSHELRNPLHGIINITQAIIEDTNSPLHEEHKKRLDILLHVSKRLTLMLDDLLDVTRLKENTIRLHQKKISLASIFAGVFDMARLMLDGKPIALTVEIDDSFPSVWGDENRLIQILFNLVHNAIKFTDEGTITIRAATANGFAYIQVEDTGVGIEEKALQTIFQPYEQAERNSIRASGGFGLGLHISKQLVELHGGTLTVQSTPGKGSVFTFTLPLATDSAPIEESSAQTMMQTSLELAAATADRIQSSTDTVSAVNRKAKIIVVDDDSINLNILGKMLESDQYEVSTATSAQQALSILEHKPVDLVISDVMMPHVSGYELTSIIRERFSVLELPVLLLTARSRSQDIVAGFQAGANDYVKKPVDAWELKARVKALTELKISFDERLRMEGAWLQSQIQPHFLFNTLNSIAALGLEDFTKMQELLEEFSNYLRLSFDFHNAEPVVPLDDELALVRSYLYIEKQRFGDRLQVEWNLDPDLDFCLPPLSIQPLVENAVKHGLMKRTSGGTIWIHITDKGEYSEVSIQDNGEGMTEDDLNQLFYRTGHAKKRASVGLRNIDRRLKQLYSRGLTIASTPEQGTTVTFRIPK from the coding sequence ATGAAAACAGTCACCTGGAAATGGACGAAAATGATCGTTGTTGCCCTGCTAATCGTAACAGCTGTTCGCTTACTCTGGATGAATTTCCTGACCACCTTTGATTACGCTGAAAAACCGGTGGCTGTAAAAGGCGTGCTAGATTTACGCGGGTGGAAATTCTCGGAGTACCAAACATTACGGTTGGATGGGGAGTGGGAGTTCTTCCCTTCTCAGTTCATAGAGGGAAACGGCCTGAAGAAACCCGGGGAACATGCATACATCCAAGTGCCCAATCGGTGGGATGAGGCGTTTGTTCATGAGCAAGGCACACCGGACTCCTTCCGCTTCGGCACGTATCGACTACGTATCCTGCTTGATCCAAACCACAAACAGACACTTGGTTTCAGGATCAATGAGCTTCGAACTGCATCGGCCGTCTATGCCAATGGGCAGCTCGTCGCCCAGGCGGGACAACCGGCAACCAGTGTCATCGAGCATCAAGCACGCAATATTCCCTATACAGTCAAACTGACGCCAGAACAAGGCCAAGTGGAGCTGCTTATCCATGTTTCCAATGATGCCGGAGCAGGAGGAATCACAAAACCTATTCGCTTCGGCACGATAGAAGCTGTGCAGCTGCGGATGATCCTCTCCATCAGTTTGCAGATGTTGCTGCTTGTCGTGTTTCTGATCCATGGTGTATATGCCTTGCTCCTGTACTTTTTGGGTTCCAGAAATAAAGGCTTGGCCTATTTCTCTTTGGTCATGATTTGTGGAATCTTTGTTGTATTGACCGCGGATGACAAGTTATTGTTTGTCTGGCTGAAGCTGGATTATGACTGGACAGTAAAAATGACGTATCTCGTCTATGTTGGTGCGGTCGCCTTCATCCCTCCCTTGTTACATCACCTGTTTCCTGCTTATCTGAACAAAAGAATTTTACGAGGTTACGGTGGCTTGTGCAGTCTGTACGCCATGTTCATTCTCCTCGTACCTGCTGGAACGATCTTGGCTATGAGCAGAATGCTCTCTGTCGTGATGCTCTTATCAGTCATCCTCTCCGTCTACATCCTGTGGAAAGCCATTCGGGACAAGGAAGACATTATTTTTCTCCTGTTAGCTTGCTTGTTTGTTGGGGTCAATGTGGTCTGGACGATTGTTTATGCCATACTCTCGCTGGAATTTATTCATTATCCTTTCAACCTGATCTTTGCCGTCCTTTCCTTTGCGGCCTATTGGTTCCGACGGTTTTTCCGGGCAACGACCGAGACGAAACAACTAGCCGAGAAATTACAGCAAGAGGATAAACGCAAGGATGAATTTTTGGTGAATACTTCTCACGAATTGAGAAATCCTTTGCACGGCATCATCAATATCACACAAGCGATTATCGAGGATACAAACTCCCCCCTTCATGAAGAACACAAAAAGCGTCTGGATATTCTCCTGCATGTCAGCAAACGTTTGACGCTCATGCTGGATGATTTGCTGGATGTGACCCGATTGAAGGAGAACACGATTCGCCTGCATCAGAAAAAAATATCCCTCGCGTCCATCTTCGCTGGTGTGTTCGATATGGCGAGACTGATGCTGGACGGAAAGCCGATCGCATTGACCGTCGAAATCGACGATTCGTTTCCTTCTGTTTGGGGAGATGAAAACCGGCTGATTCAAATTCTTTTCAACCTGGTGCATAATGCCATTAAATTTACAGACGAAGGAACCATCACGATTCGTGCGGCAACTGCTAACGGATTTGCTTATATCCAGGTGGAGGATACCGGGGTCGGGATCGAGGAGAAGGCTCTGCAAACCATTTTTCAGCCTTACGAACAAGCGGAGCGGAATTCAATACGAGCGAGTGGCGGATTCGGGCTTGGCTTACACATTTCCAAGCAGTTGGTTGAGCTTCACGGCGGGACTCTAACGGTTCAGTCTACTCCGGGCAAAGGCTCTGTCTTTACTTTTACACTCCCGCTCGCTACAGATTCCGCGCCAATAGAAGAGAGCAGCGCTCAAACAATGATGCAGACTTCACTAGAATTGGCTGCAGCAACTGCTGATCGAATTCAATCATCGACAGACACGGTTTCTGCCGTAAATAGAAAAGCAAAAATTATCGTTGTGGACGACGACAGTATTAACCTGAACATCCTTGGCAAGATGCTTGAATCAGACCAATATGAAGTAAGCACGGCAACCAGCGCTCAGCAAGCCCTGTCCATACTGGAACACAAACCGGTAGATTTGGTCATCTCGGACGTCATGATGCCTCACGTATCCGGCTATGAATTAACAAGTATCATCCGGGAACGATTCTCTGTTTTGGAACTGCCTGTCCTGCTTTTGACCGCGCGAAGCCGTTCCCAGGATATTGTGGCCGGCTTTCAGGCAGGAGCGAACGACTATGTCAAGAAACCCGTCGATGCTTGGGAATTAAAGGCCAGGGTAAAAGCATTAACCGAGTTAAAAATATCCTTCGACGAACGCTTGCGTATGGAAGGAGCATGGCTGCAATCGCAAATCCAGCCTCATTTTCTATTTAACACCTTAAATTCAATTGCCGCCTTGGGACTCGAGGACTTCACGAAAATGCAGGAACTGCTTGAGGAGTTTAGCAACTATTTGCGTTTGAGCTTTGACTTTCATAATGCTGAGCCCGTTGTTCCTCTTGACGATGAGCTTGCCCTTGTCCGCTCTTACTTATATATTGAGAAGCAGCGATTTGGCGATCGTTTGCAGGTGGAATGGAATCTGGACCCTGATCTCGATTTTTGCCTACCGCCCTTATCCATACAACCGCTTGTCGAAAATGCGGTCAAACACGGTTTAATGAAACGTACAAGTGGGGGAACCATCTGGATTCACATAACTGACAAAGGGGAGTACAGCGAAGTTTCCATTCAGGACAATGGAGAAGGGATGACAGAGGACGATCTGAATCAGCTTTTCTACCGAACTGGTCATGCGAAGAAAAGAGCAAGCGTAGGTCTGCGAAATATCGATCGGCGACTGAAGCAGCTTTATAGCCGGGGATTAACGATTGCCAGCACACCCGAACAAGGTACAACGGTCACATTCCGAATCCCGAAATAA
- a CDS encoding response regulator, whose product MRAILIDDEELALNYLEHQLLTIGNIHVIGKFTDPAMGKQAVEKNDVDIVFLDIQIPKLNGIELAEQLLQMKPHLHIVFVTAYERYAIKAFELNALDYVLKPVGKQRLRNTVQRIQSRTDEHAAFPFPKTEKLQMNLFQQVTILAEEQQIIPLRWRTAKVQQLFLYLVQHRGTAVNKTAIIELLWPELEPDNALHQLYTAVYYIRKTLAPFGECFQISNTSEGYLLKLEQISLDVDKFEQFYRSGLLLSAETIGEYEAAIGLCKGDYLQEHNYVWAESERQRLQLQWVQTALKMVDWYYTNDKWDKAMTLCLDICHRYPLEEEAYFYLMKVYDVMGRHSLVHKQYDQLKKVLQKELQVQPNPSITEWFDLWKQKNKE is encoded by the coding sequence ATGAGAGCGATCTTAATCGACGATGAAGAGTTGGCATTAAACTATTTGGAGCATCAGTTATTAACAATCGGGAATATCCACGTTATTGGTAAATTTACGGACCCGGCGATGGGGAAACAAGCGGTTGAAAAAAATGATGTCGATATTGTTTTTTTGGATATTCAAATACCCAAGCTGAACGGAATCGAGTTGGCCGAACAGCTTCTGCAAATGAAACCTCACTTACATATTGTATTCGTAACCGCATATGAGAGATATGCGATTAAAGCATTTGAGCTAAACGCCCTTGACTATGTCTTAAAGCCGGTTGGCAAGCAACGTCTGCGAAATACCGTTCAACGAATTCAATCCAGGACGGACGAACATGCTGCTTTCCCTTTTCCAAAAACGGAGAAATTGCAAATGAATTTGTTTCAACAGGTAACGATTTTAGCCGAAGAGCAGCAAATCATACCGCTTCGTTGGCGAACGGCGAAGGTGCAGCAATTGTTCCTATATTTGGTTCAGCACAGGGGGACGGCTGTCAATAAAACGGCAATCATTGAGTTACTTTGGCCGGAGCTTGAACCGGACAATGCTCTTCATCAATTGTATACAGCGGTCTATTATATACGCAAAACCTTGGCGCCTTTTGGCGAGTGTTTTCAAATTAGCAATACTTCGGAAGGCTATTTGTTAAAACTGGAACAAATCAGCCTGGATGTGGACAAGTTTGAGCAGTTTTATCGATCGGGCTTATTATTGTCTGCAGAGACGATTGGCGAATATGAAGCAGCCATAGGGCTGTGTAAAGGAGATTATTTGCAGGAGCATAATTACGTATGGGCAGAAAGTGAGCGGCAAAGATTGCAGCTGCAATGGGTGCAAACCGCTTTGAAGATGGTGGATTGGTACTACACAAATGATAAATGGGACAAAGCCATGACGTTATGTTTGGACATTTGTCATCGTTACCCGTTAGAGGAAGAAGCCTATTTTTACCTGATGAAAGTCTATGATGTCATGGGCAGGCACTCATTGGTTCACAAGCAGTATGATCAATTAAAAAAAGTGTTACAGAAAGAACTGCAGGTGCAGCCTAATCCTTCTATCACGGAGTGGTTTGATCTTTGGAAGCAGAAAAATAAGGAATAA
- a CDS encoding S-layer homology domain-containing protein encodes MKDSSAVYVSSSGNDATGDGTRGNPYATLTEAHAKVNEGGTIYLLDDITLTGVGINKYITITTAPGVEETAVIKRGQPSGAIETLIGLTQKGQLTLKNIIIDGGFNNQSINGRLINVYEGSKLIIEEGTVLRNSNSQYHGSAIQIRDNGSVVEMKGGEIRGNSNSQGAAVLVDTGTQFIMTGGLITDNIGGGVQSRGGQIFLSGEAYITGNTFAGKVVNVNLANNKTLTLNGVFTGEAGITTQNMAPGTQFGQATEESLGSIENLIADSGALLASYDQNNVLVWRLVKNELSQPSTDGEITGTRPTLIGETEPLAKVTIKIVSAADSSLLINEERVADENGKWELPIVDALNTGAYTIDVTANKNKTQSDTVTRQFTVVDKSALQTRTDQIKSENLVAEDYTPDSWEALQQALQQADTVLKDPAATQEQVNAALTALNNAYDGLQPNSSAVDKTKLQAKVNEIEAEHLAADDYTTDSWEALQQALQHADTVLKDPAATQEQVNAALTALNNAYDGLQPVPSAVDKTKLQAKVNEIEAEHLAADDYTTDSWEALQQALQHADTVLKDPAATQEQVNAALTALNNAYDGLQPVPSAVDKTKLQAKVNEIEAEHLAADDYTTDSWEALQQALQYADTVLKDPAATQEQVNAALTALNNAYDGLQPVPSAVDKTKLQAKVNEIEAEHLAADNYTTDSWEALQQALQHADTVLKDPAATQEQVNAALTALNNAYDGLQPVPSAVDKTKLQAKVNEIEAEHLVADDYTTDSWEALQQALQHADTVLKDPAATQEQVNAALTALNNAYDGLQPVPSSVDKSKLQAKTEQIKSENLKAEDYTSTSWTELQQALQKAETVLADPNATQQEVNEALSSLTKARDGLKKPGQPTPAVDKSKLQAKTEQIKSEDLKAEDYTSESWAELQNALQKAKTVLADPYATQQEVDKALTALVTAYEGLDKVSTEVDKSKLRAKTEQIQSENLSGEDYTSESWEELQNALRKAAEVLADRHATQQEVDEALSALTKARAGLKKPGEPAVDKSDLQAKADEIDDEDLDEDDYTASSWRKLEKALKRAKEVLEDPDATQDEVDEALAELKKARRGLESVDKRDRDREKDRESADHVQNPIFTGGGSSHVEPKPSEPAKEESGQTGYMNGYPTGNFDPNRQVTRAEMATILVNTGMVNPETSASGTFFDVADLHWAANAIKRANEAGLMNGYANGTFNPEGGITRAEMATIVYKYLGLSGDDMPNNFYDVPADHWASQIIAAVSKEGYMAGYPDGTFHPQKTLTRAETVTIINRLTNKIQLSPVKGQSWPDVPPTHWAYKDIEAATKK; translated from the coding sequence GTGAAAGATTCATCGGCAGTTTATGTATCCAGTAGTGGCAATGACGCCACAGGTGATGGGACACGAGGTAACCCTTATGCTACATTGACAGAGGCCCATGCAAAAGTTAATGAGGGGGGAACGATATATCTCCTGGACGATATTACGTTGACAGGTGTTGGAATTAATAAGTATATTACGATTACTACTGCCCCTGGTGTCGAAGAAACCGCGGTGATAAAGCGCGGCCAGCCAAGCGGTGCAATAGAAACGCTAATTGGTCTAACTCAAAAAGGACAGTTAACATTAAAAAATATTATCATTGACGGCGGCTTCAACAATCAATCGATCAATGGAAGATTAATTAATGTCTATGAAGGATCAAAACTGATCATTGAAGAAGGAACTGTTTTACGAAACAGTAATTCCCAATATCATGGAAGTGCGATCCAAATTAGGGACAACGGCTCGGTTGTAGAAATGAAAGGTGGCGAAATTAGAGGCAATAGTAACTCGCAAGGTGCGGCGGTCTTGGTTGATACTGGAACACAATTTATTATGACCGGTGGACTCATCACGGACAATATTGGCGGAGGAGTTCAGTCCCGTGGTGGTCAGATCTTTCTTTCGGGTGAAGCATATATCACAGGAAATACATTTGCCGGAAAAGTGGTAAACGTTAACTTGGCAAACAATAAAACGCTAACTCTAAACGGTGTGTTTACTGGAGAAGCAGGTATTACCACGCAGAATATGGCACCGGGGACGCAGTTTGGACAAGCAACAGAAGAAAGTTTGGGTAGTATCGAGAATCTGATTGCAGACTCCGGCGCTCTTCTTGCAAGTTATGATCAAAATAATGTTTTGGTATGGCGATTAGTCAAGAATGAATTGAGCCAACCGAGTACCGATGGTGAGATTACGGGGACACGTCCGACGCTGATTGGTGAAACAGAACCTTTGGCGAAAGTAACGATTAAGATCGTAAGTGCAGCAGATTCGTCTCTCCTCATCAATGAGGAGAGAGTCGCCGACGAGAACGGAAAATGGGAGCTTCCAATTGTTGATGCCCTGAATACAGGTGCATATACGATCGATGTTACAGCCAATAAAAATAAAACACAGTCGGATACTGTGACTAGACAATTTACTGTAGTAGACAAATCCGCACTGCAAACCAGAACGGACCAAATTAAATCCGAAAACCTCGTAGCTGAGGACTACACGCCTGACAGCTGGGAAGCACTGCAACAGGCATTGCAACAAGCAGATACCGTGTTGAAAGATCCAGCTGCGACGCAGGAACAGGTAAACGCAGCGCTGACTGCACTGAATAATGCGTACGATGGTTTGCAGCCAAATTCATCAGCGGTAGACAAAACCAAGCTGCAAGCAAAAGTGAATGAAATCGAAGCCGAGCATCTCGCGGCTGATGATTACACAACTGACAGCTGGGAAGCACTGCAACAGGCATTGCAACATGCAGATACGGTGTTGAAGGATCCAGCCGCAACGCAAGAGCAGGTAAACGCAGCGCTGACTGCACTGAATAATGCGTACGATGGTTTGCAGCCAGTTCCATCGGCGGTAGACAAAACCAAGCTGCAGGCCAAAGTGAATGAAATCGAAGCCGAGCATCTCGCGGCTGATGATTACACAACTGACAGCTGGGAAGCACTGCAACAGGCATTGCAACATGCAGATACGGTGTTGAAGGATCCAGCCGCAACGCAAGAACAAGTAAACGCAGCGCTGACTGCACTGAATAATGCGTACGATGGTTTGCAGCCAGTTCCATCGGCGGTAGACAAAACCAAGCTGCAAGCCAAAGTGAATGAAATCGAAGCCGAGCATCTCGCGGCTGATGATTACACAACTGACAGCTGGGAAGCACTGCAACAGGCATTGCAATATGCAGATACGGTGTTGAAAGATCCAGCCGCAACGCAAGAACAGGTAAACGCAGCGCTGACTGCACTGAATAATGCGTACGATGGTTTGCAGCCAGTTCCATCGGCGGTAGACAAAACCAAGCTGCAAGCCAAAGTGAATGAAATTGAAGCCGAGCATCTCGCGGCTGATAACTACACAACTGACAGCTGGGAAGCACTGCAACAAGCATTGCAACATGCAGATACGGTGTTGAAAGATCCAGCCGCAACGCAAGAACAGGTAAACGCAGCGCTGACTGCACTGAATAATGCGTACGATGGTTTGCAGCCAGTTCCATCGGCGGTAGACAAAACCAAGCTGCAAGCCAAAGTGAATGAAATTGAAGCCGAGCATCTCGTGGCTGATGATTACACAACTGACAGCTGGGAAGCACTGCAACAGGCATTGCAACATGCAGATACGGTGTTGAAGGATCCAGCCGCAACGCAAGAACAGGTAAACGCAGCACTGACTGCACTGAATAATGCGTACGATGGTTTGCAGCCAGTTCCATCGTCGGTAGACAAATCCAAGCTGCAGGCCAAAACGGAGCAAATCAAGTCCGAGAACCTGAAGGCGGAAGATTACACAAGTACAAGCTGGACAGAGCTGCAACAGGCATTGCAAAAAGCGGAGACAGTATTGGCTGATCCAAATGCAACGCAGCAAGAAGTAAACGAAGCGCTCTCGTCATTGACAAAGGCAAGAGACGGTTTGAAAAAACCAGGACAGCCTACGCCTGCAGTCGACAAATCCAAGCTGCAAGCGAAAACGGAGCAAATCAAGTCCGAGGATCTGAAAGCGGAAGATTATACAAGCGAAAGCTGGGCAGAACTGCAAAACGCCTTGCAAAAAGCCAAAACAGTATTGGCCGATCCGTACGCAACGCAACAAGAAGTAGACAAGGCCCTGACTGCATTGGTGACAGCTTACGAAGGCTTGGACAAGGTATCGACGGAAGTAGATAAATCCAAGCTGCGAGCGAAAACGGAGCAAATCCAATCCGAGAATCTTTCGGGTGAAGATTACACAAGCGAAAGCTGGGAAGAGCTGCAAAATGCCTTGCGAAAAGCGGCTGAGGTTCTGGCTGATCGGCATGCAACTCAACAAGAAGTAGACGAAGCACTCTCGGCATTGACAAAGGCCAGAGCAGGTTTGAAAAAACCAGGCGAGCCTGCAGTCGACAAATCGGATCTTCAAGCAAAAGCAGATGAAATCGATGATGAAGATTTGGATGAAGACGACTATACAGCTTCAAGTTGGAGAAAACTCGAAAAAGCATTGAAGCGAGCAAAAGAAGTACTGGAAGATCCTGATGCGACACAAGACGAGGTAGACGAAGCGCTGGCTGAGCTTAAAAAAGCCAGAAGAGGTCTGGAATCTGTCGATAAACGAGACAGAGATCGGGAAAAAGACCGGGAAAGTGCTGATCATGTACAAAACCCGATCTTTACTGGAGGCGGCTCAAGTCATGTAGAACCAAAACCAAGCGAGCCGGCAAAAGAAGAAAGCGGCCAAACAGGCTACATGAACGGCTATCCAACCGGAAACTTCGATCCGAACCGCCAAGTGACCCGTGCAGAAATGGCCACGATCCTGGTAAACACAGGAATGGTAAACCCGGAAACATCCGCAAGCGGAACGTTCTTTGACGTAGCAGATCTTCATTGGGCGGCGAATGCCATTAAACGCGCAAACGAAGCCGGTCTGATGAACGGATACGCGAATGGCACGTTTAATCCGGAAGGCGGAATCACGCGCGCGGAAATGGCAACCATTGTGTACAAATATCTGGGGTTAAGCGGTGACGACATGCCGAACAACTTCTACGATGTACCAGCAGATCACTGGGCCTCTCAAATCATCGCGGCAGTAAGCAAAGAAGGCTACATGGCAGGCTACCCAGATGGTACATTCCATCCACAAAAAACATTGACCCGAGCAGAAACGGTCACCATCATTAATCGATTGACGAACAAGATTCAGTTAAGTCCGGTAAAAGGACAAAGCTGGCCGGATGTGCCTCCTACTCATTGGGCGTACAAAGACATTGAAGCAGCAACCAAAAAGTAA